Proteins encoded in a region of the Acipenser ruthenus chromosome 43, fAciRut3.2 maternal haplotype, whole genome shotgun sequence genome:
- the LOC117967771 gene encoding fos-related antigen 1-like: MFRGYSGHYGGGSGSEYAGAGERSDESGAGSLNVSTTTSQQQQQQQKFSLEARSGAGQFVPSLNAIASSQELQWMVQPAGFSTTVSGQLPRSLPYSPLAHSSAPRLQAAHPQPRFPGSGRQGVIRTTGFTGRKRHDDHLCPEEAERRRVRRERNKLAAAKCRNRRRELTDTLQTETEKLESDKASLQKEVSELEKEKEKLELVLQAHRPICKIPESETDSERNPEPWGADRTEPADLSITRRDRTAASRKKTPLPFSRLPPSIEEPDALHTPTLITTPSLTPFTASLVFTYPSAPLDALPSSSSSSSAPPPLGEACAVAHRRSSSSSSGDQASDSLSSPTLLAL; encoded by the exons ATGTTTCGCGGTTATAGCGGGCACTACGGCGGCGGTAGCGGTTCTGAATACGCCGGTGCTGGAGAGAGGAGCGACGAGAGCGGCGCTGGGAGTCTGAACGTTTCAACCACGACgtcacagcagcaacagcaacaacag AAGTTCAGTCTTGAAGCGCGGTCTGGCGCTGGTCAGTTTGTCCCCAGTCTGAATGCAATCGCCAGCAGCCAGGAGCTGCAGTGGATGGTACAGCCCGCTGGATTCAGCACCACTGTGTCCGGACAGCTCCCGCGCTCCCTGCCCTACTCCCCCCTCGCCCACTCCTCCGCCCCCCGCCTTCAAGCCGCTCATCCCCAGCCCCGGTTCCCCGGCTCGGGCCGGCAGGGAGTGATCCGGACCACGGGGTTCACTGGACGCAAGAGGCACGACGACCAC ctgTGCCCAGAGGAGGCGGAGAGGCGGCGGGTGAGGAGAGAACGGAACAAGCTGGCGGCGGCCAAGTGTCGAAACCGGCGACGGGAGCTCACCGACACCCTGCAGACC GAGACCGAGAAGCTGGAAAGCGACAAAGCCTCCCTGCAGAAGGAGGTCTCCGAgctggagaaggagaaggagaagctggAGCTGGTGCTGCAGGCTCACCGGCCCATCTGCAAGATCCCCGAGTCGGAGACGGACTCCGAGCGGAACCCCGAACCCTGGGGAGCGGACAGGACAGAGCCGGCTGACCTCTCCATCACCCGCAGGGACCGGACAGCAGCATCTCGGAAAAAAACGCCCCTCCCTTTCTCTCGACTGCCCCCCTCGATCGAGGAGCCCGACGCCCTCCACACCCCCACTCTGATCAccaccccctccctcacccccttcaCCGCCAGCCTGGTGTTCACCTACCCCAGCGCCCCCCTGGAcgccctcccctcctcctcctcctcgtcctccgCCCCGCCCCCCCTCGGAGAGGCCTGTGCTGTGGCTCACcggcgcagcagcagcagcagcagtggagaCCAGGCCTCCGATTCACTCAGCTCTCCCACACTGCTGGCTCTCTGA
- the ccdc85b gene encoding coiled-coil domain-containing protein 85B: MGSDSEVLNRELSKMTDDDLLACSKEFLVQRLRKEESDKISTLIQRGRLIKEVNKQLQEHLLEIRELKVVNQRLQEENLELRDLCCFLDDDRLKVKKLSREWQLFGQHASKVMREDLAGFLKKLAELERLQEGLVKENLDLKELCLVLEEECVSRSDNSPAGSSELNLPCLARDFGDGSSSTGSVGSPDQLHIVCSPDD, encoded by the coding sequence ATGGGAAGCGACAGTGAAGTTTTGAACCGGGAGCTTTCTAAAATGACAGACGACGACTTGTTGGCGTGCAGCAAAGAATTTCTGGTCCAGCGTTTGAGAAAAGAGGAATCGGATAAGATCTCCACCCTCATCCAGCGGGGTCGGCTTATAAAAGAGGTCAACAAGCAACTGCAAGAACACCTGCTGGAGATACGAGAGCTCAAGGTGGTCAACCAGCGGCTGCAGGAGGAGAACCTGGAGCTCCGGGACCTGTGCTGTTTCCTCGACGACGACCGGCTCAAAGTGAAAAAGCTGTCCAGAGAGTGGCAGCTCTTCGGCCAGCACGCCTCCAAGGTGATGCGGGAAGACCTTGCGGGCTTCTTGAAGAAGCTGGCCGAGCTCGAACGCCTCCAGGAAGGGCTGGTCAAGGAGAATTTGGACCTCAAGGAGCTGTGCTTGGTTCTGGAAGAGGAGTGTGTGAGCCGAAGCGACAACAGCCCGGCCGGGTCGTCGGAACTCAACCTGCCGTGTTTGGCTCGGGATTTCGGGGACGGCAGTTCGAGTACCGGCAGCGTTGGAAGTCCAGATCAGCTGCATATTGTGTGTTCACCGGATGActga